From one Streptomyces chromofuscus genomic stretch:
- the purH gene encoding bifunctional phosphoribosylaminoimidazolecarboxamide formyltransferase/IMP cyclohydrolase — MTAESNKRAIRRALVSVYDKTGLGELARGLHEAGVELVSTGSTAARIAAAGVPVTKVEELTGFPECLDGRVKTLHPKVHAGILADLRLEDHQRQLQELGVEPFDLVVVNLYPFRETVASGASPDECVEQIDIGGPSMVRAAAKNHPSVAVVTSPARYGDVLAATKGGGFDLATRKRLAAEAFQHTAAYDVAVASWFASSYAPADDSEFPDFLGATWERKNTLRYGENPHQPAALYVDGAGGGLAEAEQLHGKEMSYNNYTDTDAARRAAYDHDEPCVAIIKHANPCGIAIGADVAEAHRKAHACDPLSAFGGVIAVNRPVSKEMAEQVAEIFTEVIVAPDYEEGALEALARKKNIRVLKAPAAPSNPVEVKAIDGGALLQVTDRLQADGDDPAHWTLATGEALSAEELRELAFAWKACRAVKSNAILLAKDGASVGVGMGQVNRVDSAKLAVERAGAERAQGAYAASDAFFPFPDGLEILTEAGVKAVVQPGGSVRDEQVVEAARKAGVTMYFTGTRHFFH, encoded by the coding sequence GTGACCGCCGAGAGCAACAAGCGGGCCATCCGACGGGCGCTCGTCAGCGTCTACGACAAGACCGGGCTCGGGGAGCTGGCCCGTGGCCTGCACGAGGCGGGCGTGGAACTCGTCTCCACCGGGTCCACCGCCGCCCGCATCGCCGCCGCCGGCGTCCCCGTCACCAAGGTCGAGGAGCTCACCGGCTTCCCCGAGTGCCTGGACGGGCGGGTGAAGACCCTGCACCCCAAGGTGCACGCGGGCATCCTCGCCGACCTGCGCCTGGAGGACCACCAGCGGCAGCTCCAGGAACTCGGTGTCGAGCCGTTCGACCTGGTCGTGGTCAACCTCTACCCGTTCCGCGAGACCGTCGCCTCCGGCGCGAGCCCCGACGAGTGCGTCGAGCAGATCGACATCGGCGGCCCGTCCATGGTCCGCGCCGCCGCCAAGAACCACCCCTCCGTCGCCGTCGTCACCAGCCCCGCGCGATACGGCGACGTCCTCGCCGCGACCAAGGGCGGCGGCTTCGACCTCGCCACGCGCAAGCGGCTCGCCGCGGAGGCGTTCCAGCACACGGCGGCGTACGACGTGGCGGTGGCCTCCTGGTTCGCGTCCTCGTACGCGCCCGCCGACGACTCGGAGTTCCCCGACTTCCTGGGCGCCACCTGGGAGCGCAAGAACACCCTCCGCTACGGCGAGAACCCGCACCAGCCCGCCGCGCTGTACGTGGACGGCGCGGGCGGCGGCCTGGCGGAGGCGGAGCAGCTGCACGGCAAGGAGATGTCGTACAACAACTACACGGACACGGACGCCGCCCGCCGTGCCGCGTACGACCACGACGAGCCGTGCGTCGCGATCATCAAGCACGCCAACCCGTGCGGCATCGCGATCGGCGCCGACGTCGCCGAGGCGCACCGCAAGGCGCACGCCTGCGACCCGCTGTCGGCGTTCGGTGGCGTCATCGCGGTGAACCGGCCGGTCAGCAAGGAGATGGCCGAGCAGGTCGCGGAGATCTTCACCGAGGTCATCGTCGCGCCGGACTACGAGGAGGGCGCGCTGGAAGCCCTCGCCAGGAAGAAGAACATCCGCGTCCTCAAGGCGCCTGCCGCGCCCTCGAACCCCGTCGAGGTCAAGGCGATCGACGGCGGTGCCCTCCTCCAGGTCACCGACCGTCTCCAGGCCGACGGCGACGACCCCGCCCACTGGACGCTGGCGACCGGTGAGGCGCTGAGCGCGGAGGAACTGCGGGAGCTGGCGTTCGCCTGGAAGGCGTGCCGGGCGGTGAAGTCCAACGCCATCCTGCTCGCCAAGGACGGCGCCTCGGTCGGCGTCGGCATGGGGCAGGTCAACCGGGTCGACTCCGCGAAGCTGGCGGTGGAGCGGGCCGGCGCCGAGCGCGCGCAGGGTGCCTACGCGGCCTCCGACGCCTTCTTCCCCTTCCCCGACGGGCTGGAGATCCTCACCGAGGCGGGCGTCAAGGCCGTCGTGCAGCCGGGCGGTTCGGTCCGTGACGAGCAGGTCGTGGAGGCCGCGCGCAAGGCGGGCGTGACGATGTACTTCACGGGGACGCGGCACTTCTTCCACTGA
- a CDS encoding bifunctional methylenetetrahydrofolate dehydrogenase/methenyltetrahydrofolate cyclohydrolase: MTAQILDGKATAAAIKSDLTARVAALKEKGVTPGLGTILVGDDPGSQKYVAGKHRDCAQVGIASIQRELPGTATQEEIEAVVRELNDDPACTGYIVQLPLPKGVDENRILELMDPDKDADGLHPMNLGRLVLNEPAPLPCTPNGVLTLLRRYGVEIKGAEVVVVGRGVTIGRPMPLLLTRRSENATVTQCHTGTRDLSAHLKRADIIVAAAGSAHLIRPEDVKPGAAVLDVGVSRSAEGKIVGDVHPDVAKVAGWISPNPGGVGPMTRAQLLVNVVEAAERSVG; the protein is encoded by the coding sequence ATGACCGCCCAGATTCTCGATGGCAAGGCCACCGCAGCCGCGATCAAGTCCGATCTGACCGCCCGCGTGGCGGCGCTGAAGGAGAAGGGGGTCACGCCGGGCCTCGGCACGATCCTGGTCGGGGACGATCCCGGCAGCCAGAAGTACGTCGCCGGCAAGCACCGCGACTGCGCGCAGGTCGGCATCGCCTCCATCCAGCGCGAACTGCCGGGTACGGCGACGCAGGAAGAGATCGAGGCGGTCGTACGGGAACTCAACGATGACCCGGCGTGCACCGGCTACATCGTGCAACTGCCGCTGCCCAAGGGCGTCGACGAGAACCGCATCCTCGAGCTCATGGACCCGGACAAGGACGCGGACGGGCTGCACCCGATGAACCTGGGTCGGCTGGTGCTGAACGAGCCCGCGCCGCTGCCCTGCACCCCCAACGGCGTACTGACGCTGCTGCGCCGCTACGGCGTGGAGATCAAGGGCGCGGAGGTCGTGGTCGTCGGCCGGGGCGTGACCATCGGCCGGCCGATGCCGCTGCTGCTCACCCGGCGCAGCGAGAACGCGACGGTGACGCAGTGCCACACGGGTACGCGCGACCTGTCCGCCCACCTGAAGCGGGCGGACATCATCGTCGCCGCCGCCGGGTCCGCGCACCTGATCCGGCCCGAGGACGTCAAGCCGGGCGCGGCCGTCCTCGACGTCGGTGTCTCGCGCAGCGCCGAGGGCAAGATCGTGGGTGACGTCCACCCGGACGTCGCGAAGGTCGCCGGCTGGATCTCCCCGAACCCCGGGGGTGTCGGTCCCATGACCCGGGCCCAGCTGCTCGTCAACGTGGTCGAGGCGGCGGAGCGCAGTGTCGGCTGA
- a CDS encoding DUF3017 domain-containing protein, protein MVVRDAISVVDEDGTPRRATRRFPLFTRDTARPEGGGRAASGDAPAPARQWPMLAVLVLVGLGLLLTAFDAFRIGTMLVGVALVGGAVLRWLLPGVGMLAVRSRFTDIATYGVLGLVIVLLALMAQPNPWLEVPFLKDTLHFTVSS, encoded by the coding sequence TTGGTCGTGCGGGACGCGATCAGTGTCGTGGACGAGGACGGGACGCCCCGGCGGGCCACCCGCCGCTTCCCCCTGTTCACCAGGGACACCGCGCGGCCCGAGGGCGGCGGCCGGGCGGCGTCCGGGGACGCGCCCGCGCCCGCGCGGCAGTGGCCGATGCTCGCCGTGCTGGTGCTGGTCGGTCTCGGCCTGCTGCTGACGGCGTTCGACGCGTTCCGGATCGGCACCATGCTGGTCGGTGTGGCCCTGGTCGGCGGCGCCGTGCTGCGCTGGCTGCTGCCCGGCGTCGGCATGCTCGCCGTGCGCTCCCGCTTTACGGACATCGCCACCTACGGCGTCCTCGGCCTGGTGATCGTCCTGCTGGCGTTGATGGCCCAGCCGAACCCCTGGCTGGAGGTCCCGTTCCTGAAGGACACCCTGCACTTCACCGTCAGCAGTTAG
- a CDS encoding helix-turn-helix domain-containing protein: MPRWKALPEELDPQIREFATQLRRLVDRSGLSISALSDRTGYSKTSWERYLNGRLLAPKGAVVALAEVTGTNPIHLTTMWELAERAWSRSEMRHDMTMEAMRISQARAALGEFGAPPATPKGRTARRGGSATATPGIAGPAGVSPTVPSQPTAPDANAREAEGRQGVNSWGLAGYAGPSPSGGRQGAGAGATRAQADRAPDAGGTPQTPPRTPSDGDASGRRRLALFLAGAVVVVVAAGAAYHFTGDGGDRNDTAGVSPSPSVSAAADLPPGVKCSGESCTGKDAESMGCSGDLVTTARTATVGAIVVEVRYSETCGAAWGRITQAAPGDEVQVTVGTTKENGSVTTAGDTIAYTPMIAVRNAGQATACATLASGERGCTR, from the coding sequence ATGCCTCGTTGGAAGGCCTTGCCGGAGGAACTCGATCCGCAGATCAGGGAGTTCGCCACCCAGCTGCGTCGGCTCGTGGACCGCAGCGGCCTGAGCATCTCGGCGCTGTCCGACCGCACGGGTTACAGCAAGACGTCCTGGGAGCGCTATCTGAACGGTCGGCTGCTCGCGCCGAAGGGCGCGGTCGTGGCGCTGGCCGAGGTCACCGGCACCAACCCGATCCATCTGACCACCATGTGGGAGCTCGCCGAACGGGCCTGGAGCCGTTCGGAGATGCGGCACGACATGACCATGGAGGCGATGCGGATCTCGCAGGCGCGCGCGGCGCTCGGCGAGTTCGGCGCGCCCCCGGCGACCCCCAAGGGCAGAACGGCCCGCCGGGGCGGCAGCGCGACGGCGACGCCGGGCATCGCGGGCCCGGCGGGCGTGTCCCCGACGGTGCCGTCCCAGCCCACGGCACCCGACGCGAACGCCCGGGAGGCCGAGGGACGGCAGGGCGTCAACTCGTGGGGCCTCGCGGGGTACGCGGGGCCGTCCCCGTCGGGCGGACGTCAGGGCGCCGGTGCGGGGGCGACCCGGGCGCAGGCCGACCGGGCGCCCGACGCCGGCGGGACGCCGCAGACCCCGCCGCGCACCCCCTCGGACGGCGACGCGTCCGGCAGGCGGCGGCTCGCGCTGTTCCTGGCCGGTGCGGTCGTCGTGGTCGTCGCGGCCGGTGCCGCCTACCACTTCACGGGCGACGGCGGCGACCGGAACGACACCGCGGGCGTCTCCCCGTCCCCCTCCGTCAGCGCCGCCGCCGACCTGCCACCCGGCGTGAAGTGCAGCGGCGAATCCTGCACCGGCAAGGACGCGGAGAGCATGGGGTGCAGCGGCGACCTGGTCACCACCGCGAGGACGGCCACCGTCGGCGCCATCGTCGTCGAGGTCCGCTACAGCGAGACCTGCGGCGCGGCGTGGGGCCGTATCACCCAGGCCGCCCCGGGCGACGAGGTCCAGGTGACCGTGGGCACCACCAAGGAGAACGGCTCTGTCACCACTGCCGGTGACACCATCGCGTACACCCCGATGATCGCCGTGCGCAATGCGGGTCAGGCAACGGCGTGCGCGACGCTGGCGTCGGGGGAGCGCGGCTGCACGCGGTAG
- a CDS encoding malate dehydrogenase yields MTRTPVNVTVTGAAGQIGYALLFRIASGQLLGADVPVKLRLLEITPALKAAEGTAMELDDCAFPLLQGIDITDDPNVAFDGANVALLVGARPRTKGMERGDLLEANGGIFKPQGQAINAHAADDIRVLVVGNPANTNALIAQAAAPDVPAERFTAMTRLDHNRALTQLAKKTGTPVSEIKKLTIWGNHSATQYPDIFHATVAGKNAAEVVNDEKWLAEDFIPTVAKRGAAIIEARGASSAASAANAAIDHVYSWVNGTPEGDWVSMGIPSDGSYGVPEGLISSFPVTCKDGTYEIVQGLEINDFSRARIDASVKELEEEREAVRGLGLI; encoded by the coding sequence ATGACCCGCACTCCCGTGAACGTCACCGTCACCGGCGCGGCCGGCCAGATCGGTTACGCCCTGCTCTTCCGCATCGCCTCCGGCCAGCTGCTCGGCGCGGACGTGCCGGTCAAGCTCCGCCTCCTCGAGATCACCCCGGCGCTGAAGGCCGCCGAGGGCACCGCGATGGAGCTGGACGACTGCGCGTTCCCGCTGCTCCAGGGCATCGACATCACCGACGACCCGAACGTGGCCTTCGACGGCGCCAACGTCGCCCTGCTCGTCGGCGCCCGCCCGCGCACCAAGGGCATGGAGCGCGGTGACCTCCTCGAGGCCAACGGCGGCATCTTCAAGCCGCAGGGCCAGGCCATCAACGCGCACGCCGCCGACGACATCCGCGTCCTGGTGGTCGGCAACCCGGCCAACACCAACGCGCTGATCGCGCAGGCCGCCGCCCCGGACGTACCGGCGGAGCGCTTCACCGCGATGACCCGCCTCGACCACAACCGCGCGCTGACCCAGCTGGCGAAGAAGACGGGCACGCCGGTCTCCGAGATCAAGAAGCTGACGATCTGGGGCAACCACTCCGCCACGCAGTACCCGGACATCTTCCACGCCACGGTCGCCGGCAAGAACGCCGCCGAGGTCGTGAACGACGAGAAGTGGCTGGCCGAGGACTTCATCCCGACCGTCGCCAAGCGCGGCGCCGCCATCATCGAGGCCCGTGGCGCGTCCTCCGCCGCGTCCGCCGCCAACGCCGCCATCGACCACGTCTACTCCTGGGTCAACGGCACCCCCGAGGGCGACTGGGTCTCCATGGGCATCCCGTCCGACGGCTCCTACGGCGTTCCCGAGGGCCTGATCTCCTCCTTCCCGGTCACCTGCAAGGACGGCACGTACGAGATCGTCCAGGGCCTGGAGATCAACGACTTCTCCCGCGCCCGCATCGACGCGTCGGTGAAGGAGCTGGAGGAGGAGCGCGAGGCGGTCCGCGGCCTCGGCCTCATCTGA
- a CDS encoding helix-turn-helix domain-containing GNAT family N-acetyltransferase, protein MEAVSEHVAAFRRFNRYFTRRIGALDDRYLGQNRPLGEARLLFEIGDGASLRELRARLGLDAGYLSRMAKTLQAQGMVRLSVHPDDSRLRMIELTPAGRVEVKEQNRRADALVGGLLDGLTPAQRARLTEAVTTAERLLRLAGTTVERVDGAHPDARATLDAYAADLDERFPEGFDPTDLVRPEEVSGDRGAFFVAYEDERPVGCGGLRRLEPGVGEIKHLWVHPDARRLGLARRILAALEREAAERGFDVVRLDTHAVLTEARTMYRASGYTEIPAYAEHVYAGHWFEKRLRRTG, encoded by the coding sequence ATGGAGGCAGTGTCAGAGCACGTCGCGGCGTTCCGCCGCTTCAACCGCTACTTCACCCGCCGCATCGGCGCCCTCGACGACCGTTACCTGGGCCAGAACCGCCCCCTCGGCGAGGCCCGGCTGCTCTTCGAGATCGGCGACGGCGCCTCGCTGCGCGAACTGCGCGCCCGCCTCGGCCTGGACGCCGGCTATCTCAGCCGGATGGCGAAGACGCTCCAGGCGCAGGGGATGGTCCGGCTGAGCGTCCACCCCGACGACAGCCGGCTGCGCATGATCGAACTCACCCCGGCCGGGCGCGTCGAGGTCAAGGAACAGAACCGGCGGGCCGACGCCCTGGTCGGCGGCCTGCTCGACGGCCTCACCCCGGCCCAGCGCGCCCGGCTCACCGAGGCCGTCACCACCGCCGAACGCCTGCTGCGCCTGGCCGGCACCACCGTCGAACGCGTCGACGGCGCCCACCCGGACGCCCGCGCCACCCTCGACGCCTACGCCGCCGACCTGGACGAACGGTTCCCCGAGGGCTTCGATCCCACCGATCTCGTACGCCCGGAAGAGGTCTCCGGCGACCGCGGCGCCTTCTTCGTGGCGTACGAGGACGAGCGCCCGGTCGGCTGCGGCGGGCTGCGCCGTCTCGAGCCCGGCGTGGGCGAGATCAAGCACCTGTGGGTGCACCCGGACGCCCGGCGGCTCGGCCTGGCCCGCCGGATCCTGGCGGCGCTGGAACGGGAGGCGGCCGAGCGCGGCTTCGACGTCGTCCGGCTGGACACGCACGCCGTGCTCACCGAAGCGCGGACGATGTACCGGGCATCGGGATACACGGAGATCCCGGCCTACGCGGAGCACGTCTACGCCGGGCACTGGTTCGAGAAGCGGCTGCGCCGGACCGGCTGA
- a CDS encoding aldehyde dehydrogenase family protein — MSDRAENQVPQARDTIHVAGQWRPAASGATREILDPADALPFAVVAEGDEKDADLAVEAARQAFDGGRGEWSRTPVAERAALLRRVADLLVRDREELGLLESRDAGKTVEEGRVDIDCVADAFRCFADLVAGEGAGRVVDAGSPDIHSVVVHEPVGVCALITPWNYPLLQASWKIAPALAAGNTFVIKPSEITPMTTIALIDLLAEAGLPAGVANIVTGPGHTVGARLAEHPDVDLVSFTGGLISGTKVAAAAAPTVKKVALELGGKNPNVVFADACATDEAFDTAVDQALNAAFIHSGQVCSAGARLIVEESVRERFVAELAHRASKIRLGRGTADGVECGPLVSEQQRAKVESYVASALAEGAVLRSGGKRPEPAGSRPATGYFYEPTVLDQCHREMRVVREEVFGPVLTVETFRTEDEAVALANDTEYGLAGAVWTADAGRARRVAGRLRHGTVWINDFHPYLPQAEWGGFGKSGVGRELGPAGLAEYRETKHVYQNLAPKPVRWFAG; from the coding sequence ATGTCGGACAGAGCGGAGAACCAGGTGCCTCAGGCGCGCGACACGATCCACGTGGCAGGCCAGTGGCGGCCCGCCGCCTCCGGCGCCACGCGCGAGATCCTCGACCCCGCGGACGCCCTGCCGTTCGCCGTGGTCGCCGAGGGGGACGAGAAGGACGCCGACCTGGCCGTCGAGGCCGCCCGGCAGGCCTTCGACGGCGGCCGGGGCGAGTGGTCCCGCACTCCCGTGGCCGAGCGTGCCGCCCTGCTGCGCCGCGTCGCCGACCTGCTGGTCCGTGACCGTGAGGAGCTCGGCCTGCTGGAGAGCCGGGACGCCGGCAAGACCGTCGAGGAGGGCCGCGTCGACATCGACTGCGTCGCCGACGCCTTCCGCTGCTTCGCCGACCTGGTGGCGGGGGAAGGGGCCGGCCGGGTCGTCGACGCGGGCTCGCCCGACATCCACAGCGTCGTCGTCCACGAACCGGTCGGCGTCTGCGCGCTGATCACGCCCTGGAACTACCCGCTGCTCCAGGCCAGCTGGAAGATCGCGCCCGCGCTCGCCGCCGGCAACACCTTCGTGATCAAGCCGAGCGAGATCACGCCGATGACCACCATCGCCCTGATCGACCTGCTCGCCGAGGCCGGGCTGCCCGCCGGGGTCGCGAACATCGTCACCGGCCCCGGCCACACGGTCGGCGCCCGCCTGGCCGAACACCCCGACGTCGACCTGGTCTCCTTCACCGGCGGCCTGATCAGCGGCACCAAGGTCGCCGCGGCCGCCGCGCCCACCGTCAAGAAGGTCGCCCTCGAACTCGGCGGCAAGAACCCCAACGTCGTCTTCGCCGACGCCTGCGCCACCGACGAGGCCTTCGACACCGCCGTCGACCAGGCCCTCAACGCGGCCTTCATCCACAGCGGCCAGGTCTGCTCCGCGGGCGCGCGCCTCATCGTCGAGGAGTCGGTCAGGGAGCGGTTCGTCGCCGAACTCGCCCACCGCGCCTCCAAGATCCGCCTCGGGCGCGGCACGGCGGACGGCGTCGAGTGCGGCCCCCTCGTCTCCGAGCAGCAGCGCGCCAAGGTGGAGTCGTACGTCGCGTCCGCGCTGGCGGAGGGCGCGGTGCTGCGCAGCGGCGGCAAGCGGCCCGAACCCGCCGGGTCCAGGCCCGCCACCGGCTACTTCTACGAGCCGACGGTGCTCGACCAGTGCCACCGCGAGATGCGGGTCGTGCGCGAGGAGGTCTTCGGTCCCGTCCTCACGGTGGAGACCTTCCGTACCGAGGACGAGGCCGTGGCGCTCGCCAACGACACCGAGTACGGGCTGGCCGGCGCGGTGTGGACCGCCGACGCGGGGCGGGCCCGCCGGGTCGCCGGGCGGCTGCGGCACGGCACCGTGTGGATCAACGACTTCCACCCCTACCTGCCGCAGGCGGAGTGGGGCGGCTTCGGCAAGAGCGGCGTCGGCCGCGAACTCGGCCCGGCCGGGCTCGCCGAGTACCGGGAGACCAAGCACGTCTACCAGAACCTCGCGCCGAAGCCGGTGCGCTGGTTCGCGGGCTGA
- a CDS encoding GMC family oxidoreductase produces MPENSHTYDYVVIGGGTAGSVIASRLTENPDVTVAVIEGGPSDVDREDVLTLRRWMGLLGGELDYDYPTTEQPRGNSHIRHSRARVLGGCSSHNTLIAFKPLPSDWDEWEAAGAKGWGAVRMEAYYARLLNHIVPVDEKDRNAIARDFVDAAQAALGVPRVEGFNKKPFTDGVGFFDLAYHPENNKRSSASVAYLHPVMDRRPNLTILLETWAYRLQLNGTRAEGVHVRTEDGEEILVRARNEVVLCAGAVDSPRLLLHSGIGPREDLEALGIPVVHDLPGVGENLLDHPESVIVWETHGPIPENSAMDSDAGLFVRRDPEQAGPDLMFHFYQIPFTDNPERLGYERPSYGVSMTPNIPKPKSRGRLYLTSADPAEKPALDFRYFTDEDDYDGRTLVDGIRIAREIAKTEPLAGWLKREVCPGPDVTGDEELGEYARKVAHTVYHPAGTCRMGAASDELAVVDPELRIRGLDGIRIADASVFPTMTAVNPMIGVLMVGERAVELIGGGAR; encoded by the coding sequence ATGCCCGAGAACAGTCATACCTACGACTACGTCGTCATCGGCGGCGGCACCGCGGGTTCCGTCATCGCCTCCCGCCTCACCGAGAACCCCGACGTCACCGTCGCCGTCATCGAGGGCGGCCCCAGCGACGTGGACCGCGAGGACGTCCTCACCCTGCGCCGCTGGATGGGCCTGCTCGGCGGCGAACTCGACTACGACTACCCCACCACCGAGCAGCCACGCGGCAACTCCCACATCCGGCACAGCCGCGCCCGCGTCCTCGGCGGCTGCTCCTCCCACAACACCCTCATCGCCTTCAAGCCGCTGCCGTCCGACTGGGACGAGTGGGAGGCGGCCGGCGCCAAGGGCTGGGGCGCGGTGCGGATGGAGGCGTACTACGCCCGGTTGCTGAACCACATCGTCCCGGTGGACGAGAAGGACCGCAACGCCATCGCCCGCGACTTCGTCGACGCCGCCCAGGCCGCGCTGGGCGTGCCCCGCGTGGAGGGCTTCAACAAGAAGCCGTTCACCGACGGCGTCGGCTTCTTCGACCTCGCCTACCACCCCGAGAACAACAAGCGGTCCTCGGCCTCCGTGGCCTACCTCCACCCGGTGATGGACAGGCGGCCCAACCTGACGATCCTGCTGGAGACCTGGGCGTACCGGCTGCAGCTGAACGGCACCCGCGCCGAGGGCGTCCACGTGCGTACCGAGGACGGCGAGGAGATTCTCGTCCGCGCCCGGAACGAGGTGGTGCTGTGCGCGGGCGCGGTCGACTCGCCGCGGCTGCTGCTGCACTCCGGCATCGGCCCCCGCGAGGACCTGGAGGCGCTCGGCATACCCGTCGTCCACGACCTGCCCGGCGTCGGCGAGAACCTGCTCGACCACCCGGAGTCCGTGATCGTCTGGGAGACCCACGGACCCATCCCGGAGAACTCGGCGATGGACTCCGACGCGGGCCTGTTCGTGCGTCGCGACCCCGAACAGGCGGGCCCCGACCTGATGTTCCACTTCTACCAGATCCCGTTCACCGACAACCCGGAGCGGCTGGGCTACGAACGGCCCTCGTACGGAGTGTCCATGACCCCGAACATCCCCAAGCCGAAGAGTCGCGGGCGGCTGTACCTGACGAGCGCGGACCCCGCCGAGAAGCCCGCGCTCGACTTCCGCTACTTCACCGACGAGGACGACTACGACGGCCGCACCCTCGTCGACGGCATCCGCATCGCCCGCGAGATCGCGAAGACGGAGCCGCTGGCGGGCTGGCTGAAGCGCGAGGTGTGCCCCGGCCCGGACGTCACCGGCGACGAGGAACTCGGCGAGTACGCCCGCAAGGTCGCGCACACCGTGTACCACCCGGCGGGCACCTGCCGGATGGGCGCCGCCTCCGACGAACTGGCCGTAGTCGACCCCGAGTTGCGGATCCGTGGACTGGACGGCATCCGGATCGCGGACGCGTCGGTGTTCCCGACCATGACCGCGGTGAACCCGATGATCGGGGTGTTGATGGTCGGTGAGCGGGCCGTGGAGCTGATCGGGGGTGGTGCGCGATGA
- a CDS encoding quaternary amine ABC transporter ATP-binding protein, giving the protein MSTAADTAPVFSVDGLWKVFGTKADRVPADPELTALPVAELRARTGCTAAVRDVSFDVRKGEVFVVMGLSGSGKSTLVRCLTRLIEPTAGTIAIDGEDVRAMDRTRLRELRRHRAAMVFQHFGLLPHRTVLDNVAYGLEIQGVGRAERRQRAGEVVAKVGLAGMEQRRPGQLSGGQQQRVGLARALAVDPEVLLFDEPFSALDPLIRREMQEEVVRLHRDEGRTMVFITHDLSEALKLGDRIALMRDGRIVQLGTPEEIVGSPADDYVRAFVRDVPREQVMTVRTAMRPASAEEAGAGPAVSPTATVSEAIEAVARSGGPVRVVHEGRCLGVVDHEGLLGVVAGTQPREEVA; this is encoded by the coding sequence ATGAGCACCGCTGCCGACACCGCCCCCGTGTTCTCCGTCGACGGGCTGTGGAAGGTCTTCGGCACGAAGGCCGACCGTGTCCCCGCCGACCCCGAGCTGACCGCCCTGCCCGTCGCCGAGCTGCGCGCCCGCACCGGCTGCACCGCCGCCGTCCGGGACGTCTCCTTCGACGTGCGCAAGGGCGAGGTCTTCGTCGTCATGGGCCTGTCCGGCTCCGGCAAGTCCACGCTGGTGCGCTGTCTGACCCGGCTGATCGAACCGACCGCCGGGACCATCGCCATCGACGGCGAGGACGTCCGCGCCATGGACCGGACCCGGCTGCGCGAACTGCGCCGGCACCGCGCCGCGATGGTCTTCCAGCACTTCGGCCTGCTGCCGCACCGCACCGTCCTCGACAACGTGGCGTACGGCCTGGAGATCCAGGGCGTGGGCAGGGCGGAGCGGCGCCAGAGGGCGGGCGAGGTCGTGGCCAAGGTGGGCCTCGCGGGCATGGAGCAGCGCAGACCGGGCCAGCTGTCCGGGGGCCAGCAGCAGCGGGTCGGCCTGGCGCGTGCCCTGGCCGTCGACCCGGAGGTGCTGCTGTTCGACGAGCCGTTCAGCGCCCTCGACCCGCTGATCCGTCGGGAGATGCAGGAGGAGGTCGTCCGGCTGCACCGCGACGAGGGCCGCACGATGGTCTTCATCACCCATGACCTCAGCGAGGCGCTGAAACTTGGTGACCGGATCGCCCTGATGCGCGACGGCCGGATCGTCCAGCTCGGCACTCCGGAGGAGATCGTCGGCTCGCCCGCCGACGACTACGTCCGCGCGTTCGTCCGCGACGTCCCCCGCGAACAGGTCATGACCGTCCGCACCGCCATGCGGCCCGCGTCCGCGGAGGAGGCGGGGGCCGGCCCGGCGGTGTCCCCGACGGCGACCGTGTCGGAGGCCATCGAGGCCGTCGCCCGCAGCGGAGGGCCGGTGCGGGTGGTCCACGAGGGCCGGTGCCTGGGGGTGGTCGACCACGAGGGGCTGCTCGGCGTGGTGGCCGGCACCCAGCCCCGCGAGGAGGTGGCGTGA